The following coding sequences lie in one Silene latifolia isolate original U9 population chromosome 5, ASM4854445v1, whole genome shotgun sequence genomic window:
- the LOC141655151 gene encoding receptor-like protein EIX2, which translates to MLRICVITQFVFILLLNLGALNVHQGFAIGCHEAEREALLKFKHSLSNPTNMLSSWEGKGCCDWEGVSCDNVTAFVTRLDLHNPFYEPYGASSDSLSSPKLDPSLLGLSHLNYLDLSTIDFLGSQIPKFIGAFKHLRYLNLSCSDFSDIVPSQLSNLTRLQTLDLNYNQFLSSDLHWVSKLVSLQYLDFGRNYILHSNNSMDALNMPPSLLDLHLRECQNLKNNPLLLSTLFSNSTCLSRIQHLDISGNSLGGRLPYFLANMTSLRHLAASYNFFTDSFPMWLRTMTSLTHLDLLANTLNGSIPLWLGNMTSLTYLDLSSNKLNGSIPLSMRNMRKLEYLYLSSNRFSSVEGGAIMGILGNLCKLINFDLSYNSIGGSIVASHNNFSKCASYDLENLRLGRNMIGGMLPSWLGDFKYLRVVDISYNGINGPIPKSIGRLSYLEELDLSLNFLQGALSESHLDNLSRLEWLDLSYNVVEWNITSNWSPPFQLSWLNMASCKIQAQFPRWIGEQTKLSTLDFSDNNMFGELPQCFSSNQLKFLTISHNQITGPVPQFNSYFALESIDLSFNLLSGSLVYHDPSAKNNTSVGAPVCLPIGQLRSLNFLDLQKNNISGVIPDCWADFDFLGYINLASNNLSGIIPLSMGLIRPLTFLKLSENSLRGPIPPTLGNNSDLQILDLGENQLVGNIPSNWGSDTFLALLRLRGNQLTGSIPPTLCSIHTLQFIDLSLNNLTGDIPRCFGHLLSGLVYSFPQVQDDSTMVVLKGAELQYTTTLEFVINLDLSCNALTGTIPEEITNLSALIGLNLSHNHLTGNIPNKIGEMTSLESLDLSNNNLSGTIPPSISDLTSLVRLNLSYNKLQGEIPTGHQLQVLEDPSMTYIGNPGLCGDPLPNKCRTKQTENQPIQGQEKPHKELKKEVWEKTVLYLVIMSGFATGFWGVVGSLLLKTRFRFAFFQVVGNVADYFYVQVMIRINKLKNQR; encoded by the coding sequence ATGTTAAGAATATGTGTTATAACACAGTTTGTTTTCATATTGCTACTGAACTTGGGTGCATTAAATGTACACCAGGGCTTCGCAATAGGGTGCCATGAGGCGGAACGAGAGGCCCTCCTCAAGTTCAAGCACAGTCTTAGTAACCCAACAAATATGTTGTCATCTTGGGAGGGCAAGGGTTGTTGTGATTGGGAAGGAGTGAGCTGTGACAATGTTACAGCCTTCGTCACCCGTCTCGACCTACACAACCCTTTTTATGAGCCTTATGGCGCTAGTAGTGACTCACTATCCTCTCCAAAACTAGACCCTTCTCTGCTTGGACTCAGCCACCTGAACTACTTGGATTTGAGCACCATTGACTTCCTAGGCAGTCAAATCCCCAAGTTCATAGGTGCTTTCAAGCATCTCAGGTATTTGAACCTATCCTGTTCAGACTTTAGCGACATTGTGCCATCCCAGCTCAGCAATCTTACTAGATTACAGACACTCGATTTGAACTACAATCAGTTCTTATCCAGTGATTTACATTGGGTTTCTAAACTTGTAAGTTTGCAATATCTTGATTTCGGTCGTAATTATATACTTCACTCCAATAATTCCATGGACGCACTCAACATGCCTCCTTCTTTGCTAGACCTGCATCTTCGTGAATGTCAGAATCTTAAGAATAACCCCTTATTACTTAGCACCCTTTTCTCTAATTCCACTTGCCTTTCTAGGATTCAACACCTTGATATTTCAGGTAACTCATTAGGTGGAAGACTGCCTTATTTTTTGGCCAACATGACCTCCCTACGGCACCTCGCTGCCTCATACAATTTTTTTACAGACTCATTCCCAATGTGGTTGAGAACTATGACCTCCCTAACACACCTCGACCTTTTAGCCAACACCTTAAATGGCTCAATCCCATTGTGGTTGGGAAATATGACCTCCCTTACATACCTTGACCTTTCAAGCAATAAATTAAATGGCTCAATCCCACTCTCGATGAGAAACATGAGAAAACTCGAATATCTCTACCTTAGCTCTAACAGATTTAGTAGCGTTGAGGGAGGTGCGATCATGGGTATACTAGGGAACTTATGCAAGCTCATAAATTTTGATTTGTCATACAATTCTATTGGAGGGAGCATAGTAGCTAGCCACAATAATTTCTCCAAATGCGCCAGTTATGATTTGGAGAATTTGAGGTTGGGTCGAAACATGATTGGAGGCATGTTGCCTTCCTGGCTGGGGGACTTCAAGTATTTGAGAGTGGTAGACATAAGTTACAATGGTATAAATGGTCCCATTCCAAAATCAATTGGAAGATTATCATACTTGGAAGAGTTAGACCTCTCATTAAACTTTCTACAAGGTGCACTGTCGGAGTCCCACTTAGATAACCTCTCAAGATTAGAGTGGTTAGACCTAAGCTACAATGTTGTGGAGTGGAATATTACTTCTAATTGGTCTCCCCCATTTCAACTCTCTTGGCTCAATATGGCATCTTGTAAAATCCAAGCTCAGTTCCCACGTTGGATTGGTGAGCAGACCAAGCTCAGTACATTAGATTTTTCGGATAATAATATGTTCGGAGAGCTACCTCAATGTTTCTCAAGCAATCAGTTGAAGTTTTTAACTATTTCTCATAATCAAATTACAGGTCCAGTCCCACAGTTTAACTCTTATTTCGCACTTGAATCCATAGATCTCTCGTTTAACTTGCTTTCTGGGTCACTTGTATATCACGATCCTTCTGCTAAGAATAATACATCAGTCGGCGCTCCCGTATGTCTTCCCATAGGTCAACTTCGTTCCTTGAACTTCCTAGATCTTCAGAAGAATAACATTTCAGGAGTCATTCCTGATTGTTGGGCTGATTTTGATTTTCTAGGTTATATCAACTTAGCTTCCAACAATCTTTCAGGGATTATTCCCTTGTCTATGGGACTGATTCGGCCATTAACATTTCTCAAGTTGAGTGAAAATTCTCTTCGAGGCCCGATTCCTCCAACATTGGGTAATAATTCAGACTTGCAAATTCTGGATCTTGGTGAGAATCAGCTAGTTGGGAATATACCAAGTAACTGGGGAAGCGATACTTTTCTAGCACTGCTCAGGCTACGCGGAAATCAACTTACTGGTTCTATTCCACCAACATTGTGTTCAATCCATACACTCCAATTTATTGACCTTTCCTTGAACAACTTGACAGGAGACATACCTCGTTGTTTTGGCCACTTACTGAGCGGCCTGGTTTATTCTTTTCCTCAAGTCCAAGATGATAGCACAATGGTGGTTCTGAAAGGAGCAGAACTACAATACACAACAACTCTCGAGTTTGTCATAAACTTAGACCTTTCATGTAATGCCTTAACAGGCACCATCCCTGAAGAGATCACAAACCTATCTGCACTTATCGGTCTTAACTTGTCTCACAACCATCTGACTGGGAATATCCCAAACAAGATCGGTGAAATGACATCTTTAGAATCCCTCGATCTATCAAACAATAATCTGTCAGGCACAATCCCGCCAAGCATCTCAGACTTAACTTCATTGGTTCGTCTCAACTTGTCCTACAACAAATTACAAGGAGAAATCCCCACCGGACATCAACTCCAAGTGCTCGAAGATCCATCAATGACATATATAGGCAACCCTGGACTTTGTGGTGACCCTTTGCCAAACAAATGCAGGACCAAGCAAACTGAAAATCAGCCGATCCAAGGACAAGAAAAACCACACAAGGAACTGAAGAAAGAAGTTTGGGAAAAAACAGTGTTGTATTTGGTAATAATGTCGGGATTTGCAACTGGATTTTGGGGAGTAGTGGGGAGTTTGCTGCTCAAGACGAGGTTCAGGTTCGCTTTCTTTCAGGTTGTGGGAAATGTCGCGGATTACTTTTATGTTCAAGTAATGATAAGGATCAACAAGCTCAAAAATCAGCGGTAA